The genomic DNA CTCACGCTCTACACGGCGTGGTCCATCGACAAGCACAACGACTACCGCAAGGTGCGCAAGGACATCGCCACGGTGAAGGTCGTGATGCCCCAGGTGCTGCACGACATCGCCTGGCGGGCCATGCAGGTCCACGGCGCCCTCGGCGTCAGCAACGAGATGCCGTTCCCCGGGATGCTGCTGGCGGCCAGCATCATGGGTCTCGCCGACGGGCCCACCGAGGTGCACAAGGTGACCGTCGCCCGCCAGGTGCTGCGCGACCACCGGCCCAGCGACGACCTCTGGCCGACCGGGCACCTGCCCAAGCTGCGCGAGGCGGCCCGGGCCAAGTACGCCGAGTTCCTGGAGATGGAGGTGGGGAACCTGTGAGCGACGAGCCGACGAGCGACGAGCCGACACTGGACGACCCGAGCCTCGAGCGCCTGGCCGCCTGGATGGACGCCCAGGGCCTGGGCCCGGCGGGCGCTCCCCTCGAATGGGGCTTCGTCTCCGGGGGCTCGCAGAACGAGATCTACGAGATCCGTCGTGGTGACCTCCACGGCGCCCTTCGCATCCCGCCGACCACCGCGCCGGAGAGCCGCGACGACGGCATCCTGCGCGAGTGGCGCATCATCGAGGCCCTCGACGGCACCGACGTGCCCCACACCGAGGCCATCGCGGTCTGCACCGACAAGGCCGTGCTCGGCCGCACCTTCTACCTGATGGGATTCGTCGACGGGTGGTCGCCGATGGGGCTGTCCGGGGGCAAGCCGTGGCCGGCACCCTTCGACGCCGACCTCGAGGCCAAGCGGGGCCTCGCGTTCCAGTTGGCCGAGGGCATCGCCCTGCTCGGTCGGGTGGACTGGCGGGCCAAGGGCCTCCAGGACCTCGGTCGCCCCGACGGCTTCCACGAGCGCCAGGTGGACCGGTGGACGGGCTTCCTCGAGCGCATCAAGGGTCGGGAGCTCTCGGGCCTCGACGAGGCGTCGGCGTGGTTGCGGGCGCACAAGCCCCTCGACTTCGTGCCTGGCCTCATGCACGGCGACTACCAGTTCGCCAACGTCATGTTCTGCCACGGCGCGCCGGCGCGGATGGCGGCCATCGTCGACTGGGAGATGGGCACGGTCGGCGACCCCAAGCTCGACCTCGCGTGGATGCTCCAGGGCTGGCCCGAGGACACCAGCGCACCCGAGGCCGCCACCTCGGGCTACGTCGATCTCCAGCACATGCCGTCGCGCGACGAGATGGCGGCCCACTGGTCCGAGGTGGCCGATCGTCAGGTCGACGACCTCGACTACTACCTCGTGCTGGCCAAGTGGAAGCTCGCCATCGTCTTGGAGCAGGGCTTCCAGCGCGCCGGTGTCGACCCGAAGCTCCAAGCCTTCGGACCCATCGTGTTGGACCTGATGGCCGGCGCCGCCGAGCTGGCCGAGACCACGGACTACGGCTCGTGAGCCGGGTGCGCCCCGCGTCCACCGTGACGCCGGAGTGTGAGGCTGCGCCGCCGAGCGGCGCAGCGCCGATCGACGAGCCGGGCCCTGAAGGGGCACCGACGAAGGGAGTACGAGGATGAGCGAGACCGACGAGCTGGTGGTGGAGCGGCGGGGCCCGGTGCTGGTGGCCCGGCTCAACCGACCGGACGCCCGCAACTCCCTCAACGCTTCGCTGTTCCGGGCCATCGGCGCCGCGGTGCTCGAGGCCGAGACCGACCCCGACCTGCGGGTGCTGGTGCTCACCGGGACGGGCGACCGGGCCTTCTGCGCGGGCATGGACCTCGCCGCCTTCGCCGCCGGCGAGCAGGTCGGCGTCGGCGACGACCCCGAGACCAAGGCCGGCAACCGCCTCATGGCCGGCGACGTGTCGGTCCCGCTGATCGGGGCCGCCAACGGCGCCGCCGTGGGCGGGGGCCTCGAGCTGCTCCTCGGCTGTGACCTCATCGTGGCCTCGGCGGACGCCCGGTTCGGGCTTCCCGAGGTGAAGCGGGGGCTGTTCCCCGGCGGTCGGGGCACGTTCCTCCCGCTGCGGGTGCCGCTCGGCCTCGCCCTCGAGATGCTGCTCACCGGAGACCTCGTCGACGCGGCCCGTGCCTACGAGATCGGCCTCGTCAACCGGGTCGTGCCCGCCGACGACGTGCTGACCGCCGCCATCGATCTCGCCGAGCGCATCGGGGCCAACGGCCCTCTGGGCGTCGCCGCGGTCAAGGAGATCGCCCGCCTCGTCCTGGTCGACACCGAGCAGGCCAACGCCCGTCAGCGCCACTGGCAGAAGGTGGTCTTCTCCAGCGGGGACGCCAAGGAGGGGGCCACCGCCTTCGTGGAGAAGCGCGCCCCGGTCTGGAAGGGTCGCTGACGGTGCGGGCGGCCTGGTGCCCTGCGTGGGGGCCGCCCCAGGTCGTCACCGTCGAGGAGCGCCCCTCGCCCGACCTCGGCCCTGGCCAGGTGCGGGTGGGCGTCACCGCCGCCGCGGTGAACTTCCCCGACGTGCTGCTCGTCGCGGGGGAGTACCAGATCAAGGTGCCACCGCCGTTCGTCCCCGGCAGCGAGTTCGCCGGGACGGTGGTGGAGGTCGCCTCCGACGTCTCCTCACCGGCGGTGGGGGAGCGGGTCTTCGGCACCGGGCTCGTGGGCGCCTTCGCCGAGCAGGTCGTGGTCGGAGCCTCCGCGGTCACCCGGATCCCCGACGGTGTGGCCGAGGCCGACGCGGCCGCTTTCGGCGTCGCCCACCGGACCGCCTGGCACACGCTGCGTTCGGTGGCCGAGGTGCAGGCGGGCGACGAGGTGATCGTGCTGGGTGCCGGTGGCGGTGTGGGCCTGGCCACGGTGCAGCTCGCGGCACACCTCGGGGCGACGGTCACCGCCGTGGCCTCGTCGCCCGAGAAGCTGGCCGCCGCCCGGAGCGAGGGCGCCACCCGGCTGATCGACCACCGGGCCGGCGACCTGCGCCAGGCCCTGCGTGGGGCGCTCCCCGACGGCGCCGACGCGGTGATCGACCCGGTCGGCGGCGATCTCGCCGAGCCGGCGCTCCGGGCCCTGCGCTACGGCGGCCGCTTCGTCGCCGTGGGCTTCGCCTCGGGGACCATCCCCCGGGTGCCCCTCAACCTCGTCCTGCTCAAGGGCAGCCAGATCCGGGCCTTCGAGTTCCTCTCCTTCATGGTCAACCAGCCCGAG from Acidimicrobiales bacterium includes the following:
- a CDS encoding enoyl-CoA hydratase/isomerase family protein; the protein is MSETDELVVERRGPVLVARLNRPDARNSLNASLFRAIGAAVLEAETDPDLRVLVLTGTGDRAFCAGMDLAAFAAGEQVGVGDDPETKAGNRLMAGDVSVPLIGAANGAAVGGGLELLLGCDLIVASADARFGLPEVKRGLFPGGRGTFLPLRVPLGLALEMLLTGDLVDAARAYEIGLVNRVVPADDVLTAAIDLAERIGANGPLGVAAVKEIARLVLVDTEQANARQRHWQKVVFSSGDAKEGATAFVEKRAPVWKGR
- a CDS encoding phosphotransferase family protein, yielding MSDEPTSDEPTLDDPSLERLAAWMDAQGLGPAGAPLEWGFVSGGSQNEIYEIRRGDLHGALRIPPTTAPESRDDGILREWRIIEALDGTDVPHTEAIAVCTDKAVLGRTFYLMGFVDGWSPMGLSGGKPWPAPFDADLEAKRGLAFQLAEGIALLGRVDWRAKGLQDLGRPDGFHERQVDRWTGFLERIKGRELSGLDEASAWLRAHKPLDFVPGLMHGDYQFANVMFCHGAPARMAAIVDWEMGTVGDPKLDLAWMLQGWPEDTSAPEAATSGYVDLQHMPSRDEMAAHWSEVADRQVDDLDYYLVLAKWKLAIVLEQGFQRAGVDPKLQAFGPIVLDLMAGAAELAETTDYGS
- a CDS encoding NADPH:quinone oxidoreductase family protein translates to MRAAWCPAWGPPQVVTVEERPSPDLGPGQVRVGVTAAAVNFPDVLLVAGEYQIKVPPPFVPGSEFAGTVVEVASDVSSPAVGERVFGTGLVGAFAEQVVVGASAVTRIPDGVAEADAAAFGVAHRTAWHTLRSVAEVQAGDEVIVLGAGGGVGLATVQLAAHLGATVTAVASSPEKLAAARSEGATRLIDHRAGDLRQALRGALPDGADAVIDPVGGDLAEPALRALRYGGRFVAVGFASGTIPRVPLNLVLLKGSQIRAFEFLSFMVNQPEDAARNEAELLDLLAAGRVVPHIGARFPLSRAADALALVGGGGAVGKVVVDVAPSP